One window of the Rhizorhabdus dicambivorans genome contains the following:
- a CDS encoding quinone-dependent dihydroorotate dehydrogenase, translating into MSLYAALRPLLFTIEAERAHRATIRALRLKPRLGIPAADPRLAIEVAGLRFPNPVGLAAGFDKDAQVPDAMLGLGFGFTEVGTLTPFPQAGNPRPRLFRLVEDRAVINRMGFNNGGQAAALERLLRRNDRPGIVGVNIGANKDAADRIADYANGVRVMAGVARYLTVNISSPNTPGLRALQDRAALTELLAAVMEARGPNGPPTFLKVAPDLEPADIDDIAEIAGGYRLDGLIVSNTTISRPPLRSRHGQEGGGLSGAPLRGLAQMRLADFRKATGGAIPLIAAGGIASAEDAYARIRAGASLVQLYSALVYEGPGLAKRINAGLVKLLDRDGFQTIGDAVGNPY; encoded by the coding sequence ATGTCGCTCTACGCCGCCCTCCGCCCGCTGCTGTTCACCATCGAGGCCGAGCGTGCCCACCGCGCGACGATCCGGGCGCTGCGGCTGAAACCGCGCCTCGGCATCCCCGCCGCCGACCCAAGGCTTGCGATCGAGGTGGCGGGCCTGCGCTTTCCCAATCCGGTCGGCCTCGCCGCCGGCTTCGACAAGGATGCGCAGGTGCCCGACGCGATGCTGGGCCTCGGCTTCGGCTTCACCGAGGTCGGCACGCTCACCCCCTTCCCCCAGGCCGGCAATCCGCGCCCCCGCCTGTTCCGGCTGGTCGAGGACCGGGCGGTGATCAACCGGATGGGCTTCAACAATGGCGGCCAGGCGGCGGCGCTCGAACGGCTGCTGCGCCGCAACGACCGGCCCGGCATCGTCGGGGTCAACATCGGCGCCAACAAGGACGCCGCCGACCGGATCGCCGACTATGCCAATGGCGTGCGGGTGATGGCCGGCGTGGCCCGCTACCTGACCGTCAACATCTCCTCGCCCAACACGCCGGGCCTGCGCGCGCTGCAGGACCGCGCGGCGCTGACCGAGCTGCTGGCCGCGGTGATGGAGGCGCGCGGGCCCAACGGTCCGCCGACCTTCCTGAAGGTCGCGCCCGATCTGGAACCCGCCGACATCGATGATATTGCGGAAATCGCGGGGGGATATCGCCTCGACGGGCTGATCGTGTCGAACACCACCATCTCGCGCCCGCCGCTGCGCAGCCGCCACGGGCAGGAAGGCGGCGGCCTGTCCGGCGCGCCTTTGCGCGGGCTGGCGCAAATGCGCCTCGCGGATTTCCGCAAGGCCACCGGCGGCGCCATACCGCTGATCGCGGCGGGCGGCATCGCCAGCGCCGAGGACGCCTATGCCCGCATCCGGGCGGGCGCGAGCCTGGTCCAGCTCTATTCGGCGCTGGTCTATGAAGGCCCCGGCCTTGCGAAGCGGATCAATGCCGGGCTGGTGAAGCTGCTCGACCGGGATGGGTTCCAGACGATCGGCGATGCGGTGGGCAACCCATATTGA